The Microcoleus sp. bin38.metabat.b11b12b14.051 genomic sequence GCGCGGTATTGCTTTAATTAATGCTGAGGTGTTGTACGCAGCCAAGGAAGCTGTCGGCGCGTAGTTAGTTAGGTGAGGGCATCTGTTGTGGATGCCCTTGCTTATTTATCAAATTTCAGATAAAATGACACAGGATAGTAATCTACTTTGGACTGGTTATTCATTCAATAATGTTCCAATACGCCTCACTAGAGAGCGGTGGCAGCATATCTTGAAAGAGCACCCTGAAATGCAAGCTCAATATGAGCGAGTTTTAGAAACTTTAGAGAACCCCGATTTGATTCAAATCGATGACGTTACAGGTGGGTTACTTGCTCTGCGCTTCTATCCCTTAATTCCCGAAAGTAGGAAATTTGTGGTAGTGGTGTATTTAGAAATAAATAACTATGATGGATTTATCACAACAGCTTACCTCAGAAGACAGCCATCATCAAATAAGCGAATAATATGGACACAACAGTAAAAATTCTCGAAGATTCCACAACTATTACAGGTTTCTACGATCGGGAAGCGGATGTTCTCTATCTCTCCCTAGGAGAACCGCGAGAGGGTGTAGCTGTGGATATTAGCGATGGAGTTATCGCCCGTTATCATGAGGATAGTGAAACAATTGTCGGCATTACTTTAATTGGGTTGCGGCAGCGGGTATTAAAGGAATTAAATCACAAACTATACGTAGTACCTCATGCCAATGGGTGGGCTGTGAGCGAGGACAATGTAGAGTCAAGTGAAAAGGTGTTTGCTACTCAGGAAGCAGCTTTAAAATATGCCGTGGGTTCAGCAAAAGCTAGATGGCTTGAGGTGGTAATTTATGGTGAAAGTGGGGAAGTTCAGGAAGTGATCAATCCGGCGATAGATGCGCTGTTGCAGCGTAGAAATCAGCCAGAATCAGAGTCGGGGAAACGTGAATGTTTGGAAAGTGTTTAGGTGGAGGTATCTGAAAGTGCGATCGACCGCGAGAAAAATTGCTACACTAAAATTAGTCGATCGCACTTTTAGACAGTCTTATTCTGCCGCCATACTCTCTTCAGGCTCATTTTCCGCCTCAAAATCCACCTTCTCATACATATCTGCCAGCGGCACTTCAACTTGAAAGAAATTAAAAACTAGCGCTGCATCTTCCTCATCGTACTGAGTGTACGACCAACGCTTGTTTGCCAACTTGCAATACTGCTCCACATAAACTCGCGATTGGTCAATTAGAATATACTCTTGAAAGGTCGGCAGCGTTTGATAAAACTGAAACTTATCGCTGCGATCGTAATTTCTGGTAGATTTCGATAAAACTTCTACAATCACTTGAGGATTTATTACAGTATCTTTGCGATTGTTGTAATACTCAGGTTTGCCCGCAATTACCATCACATCGGGATAAGTATAAAATCGCTTTTTCGGCATCCACAGGCGCACGTCACCCATGAAGATGCGATAATTCTGTTTTTTGATAGCAAGACTCAAAGCAATGTACAAATTACCAGAAATTTGATTGTGATTGGTAGATCCGCCTGTCATAGGAATAATTTCTCCGTCGAGATATTCGCTTTTGTCTTCTGCTGCTTCTTCCAAAGCTAGATATTCTTCTGGAGTAAAGTAGCGCTGTGATGTTGGCTGTTCTGTTACTTGTAGAGTAGCTGTCACGGTTTTTTACCCAACTTAATTCATATCTTGCGTCCAGTTTAACATTGTCCGAAAATGCGCGTGGCGAAGCTCGCGCGCACTTTCAGACAGTCGCAACCCAAATTAGTCGATCGGATCGAACAGTAGAGTCAATCGAGCACCGGGAAGCAGTTGTTTGAGAACTCGCAAGTGACCATCTGCATCAGACCAACTGCGAAACCGACCCACAACTGTCCTTTGCAGGTTCGGAAGCAAACGAACCACAATCCACGGTTTGAGAAGCTTTTCATACCGCATAATAGATGTATCTCCTTTGTAAATTGGAGCCAAAGCCAGTCCTGAGCCCTCGGAAGCGTCGGACTGGCTTTTGACTGATCCGAAATCGGATTAGAGGAATTGTAACATAATAAGCCCAAATTTGTGTCAGTCCAGTTTTAAGAACAGAGTAACAACACGATCGGGAGCCTAAGCTTGTACCATTAAAAGCGTTAGTCAACCAACCAACTTTTACATTGAGCAAGCGCGTTCACGTCACCTTTCCTGATTACGTATATGAAGCTTTAGATCGATGGGCTGACAAACAAGGCAGATCCACAGCTAACCTGATAGCCTTTCTCGTGGAAACAGCTTTATTGGAAGCCCAACAAAGGGGAGAAGTACCCTCTGGGCCAGAAAAACCCAAAAGCGAGACTTAAAAACTTCTCTCGTGGGTTATGGATGCGTATCACCCGATCGCACTTATAGTTAGTTCGTAGGGTGCGCCGCCACCAAAAATCTCTGACTTACATATCGACAATCTAATAGCACGTGCAGTCTCCGGCGGGGGACTCTGCCAATAAAAGATAATTTGTATGGATTGAAAAGTGTAGCAATACCTTTGAAAAAGCGAATCATCTGTAGGGAAACGGCACGTGCAGTATCCGGCGGGGGACTCTGCCAATAAAACATAATTTATATAACAATACGGTTCAGTTAAGATTGTCATTGCGAGGAACGAAGCAATCGCAGTATCTATTTTTCATATGTTTTATATGTAGGAATCTCTTATCTGAACCGTATTGATTTATATAAGATTGAAAAGTGTAGTAGTCGTAGGGTGCGTCGCTATGAAAAATCTCTAACTAAATATCGATAATCTGAAAGCGACGCACCTATCCCATCACTCACAGACTTTAAAACAATGCAACACTTATGTTACAAAAGAAGTGTTGGGCCCCGTGAAACTCCAGGTAGTTTACTCCAGTATTTTGTAAGGTGCGTCGCCATAAGATTGTCTATCTTTTCCTAGGGATTTTTTATAGCGACGCACCCTACGAATACTACAACTATATTAATTAACTTTCCCACACAATTTGGCAAATCCACCGCACAATCGCTCCAATCATATCAGATTGACTGGGTGAAAAAACTGTCAGCGAATCCGCGTTATAGTCGCCAACAATCGCAATATTACCGTCAAACTTGCTTAAATCATTGACAAAAGTCTCGCTAAATCCAGTCGCCTCTTCCCCCCGCGAGTTGTAGAATACAAAGATGCAAGATTTCTCGCTATCCATCAGCAGCAAATCCCAATAGGTTTGTAAATCTGCCATTGTTTTCGGTGTGCCATCCTCACATTTGGGACAGCCTTGTTTCAGCATTTGGGTGTAAATCTTGGTGGCGGGGTTGTCGGGGTTGATGAAGTTTTTGCTGTCGATGCACAAAAGTTGGATTTGATTGGATAATTCGGCTTGATTATTGATTTCTCTGGCAATGTCTTGGGGGAAAGTTTGCCAGTTGGGAACTTGGGGATGGGGTGTGGTGGGTGGATAGTGCCATGCGTCATAGAAGGTGGGGTAAGGGAGATTTTGGGCACAGTGCCAGATGACTGCGTAGGAATTTTCGCATCTATCAAAGTCATTTTCGTAAGTCTTCTCGGATAGGCAATCCTTTAAGGCAGTGACAACCCCTGTTATTTGCTGAGTTTCTGTCAAAACTTCTTTTAAACTATCTGCTGCTTGCTTCCGGGTAGATTCATTCTCAGAGGTACGGATTAACTCAGTTAAAGCGGCGATCGCATCTGGGTTGCCTTTGTCTATTTTTCCTAAATTATATGCTGCCTGCTTCCGGATAGATTCATTCTCAGAGGTACGGATTAACTCAGTTAAAGTGGCGATCGCATCTGGGTTGCCTTCGTCTATTTTTCCTAAATTATATGCTGCCTGCTTCCGGATAGATTCATTCTCAGAGGTACGGATTAACTCAGTTAAAGTGGCGATCGCATCTGAGTTGCCTTTGTGTATTTCCCCTAAGCTTTCTGCTGCGGACAGCCGGATAGATTCATCCTCAGAGGTGCAAATTAACTCAATTAAAGTGGCGATAACATCTGGGTTAACTTTGCCTATTACCCCTAAGCTTTCTGCTACCCACTGCCGGGTATCTTCATCCTCAGAGGTACGGATTAACTCAGTTAAAGCAGCGAGCGCATCTGGGTTGGCTTTGCCTATTTTCCCTAAGATTGCTGCTGCCCACCGCCGGGTATCTTCATCCTCAGTGGTACGAATTAACTTAGTTAAAGCCGCGATCGCATCTGGGTTGCCTTCGTCTATTTCCCCTAAGCTTTCTGCTGCCCACCGCCGGGTATCTTCATCCTCACAAGTACGAATTAACTCAGTTAAAGCGACGATCGCATCTGGGTTACTTTTGCCTATTTCCCCTAAGCTTGTTGCTGCCTGCCACCGGATATATTCATTCTCAGAGGTGCTGATTAACTCAATTAAAGTGGCGACCGCATCTGGGTTGCCTTCGTCTATTTCCCCTAAGCTTTCTGCTGCCAACCGCCGGGTATCTTTATTCTCCGACGTGCTGATTAATTCAGTTAAAGCTGCGATAGCATCTGAGTTTCCTTTACCTATTTCTCCTAAGCTTACTGCTGCTAAAAACCGGATATATTTATTTTCAGAGGTGCCGAGTAACTCAGTTAAAGCTGCAATCGCATCTGGGTTTATTTTGTCTATTTTACCTAAGCTATCTGCTGCTTCCAGCCGGGTACATTCATCACCCAAAGTGCGGATTAACTCAGTTAAAGCGGGGATAGCTCTTATACGATCGCTCTCTGGCAATACTGCTTTTGCTCCTTCTGCAATTAGATATAGCAATGTCTGCGAATTCTGTTTTTCTATATAGAAAACACTCCATCCAAACAGGACAATGAGTCCAACTATCTCATCAGCCAAAGAACAATCCTTAAACTCATTAATTAAGATAGCAGCTAGAAAATAGGCTCGATACCAATAAAACTCATCTTCAATTCCATCATCAAACTCCACCAACGCCCGAATAAACGCTTCCTTCTCCTCCCTATCCACATCCTTTCGCCCCATCCACAGCAACATCACCTCTTTCCACTGCCGCTCAAAAATCCGATAAATCCCCTGCTGCGGATTCTGCGGCACATGATTCAAGAAAAAGTGCCAATCCTCAATCTCGCACGCTGCAAAATATTCCTGAAAAGAAGGATGATAGAAAGCATAAACAGATTTCAGCGGGTTTTGGGCATCAACTCCGACTCGATTCAACCAACCTAATTCAATTGCTTTTTCAAATAACTCAGGATGCGGTTGCGCCAGATGTTGGATCACAAACCAATCCGGCAATATCGATTTATATCCAGCTTCAATTGCTGTCAGTGCAAACCTTCTCAAGGCAGCATTTAAGTTTGTTCTCTGTGCTGCTGTTGTCGGAAAGGCTAGTTTCTTGAAATCATAAAGCGCTACCACAAATACTTCATAAAGTTCGGCTTTAGTATCCGGTAATTTTTGCTGTCCGAATTCCCAAGTTAAACACAGCAGGAATAACCGCAGGGGATTGCGTGCTAAATCTTTGATTCGCTCTTTTCCCGGTTCGTCTAAGGCGGCGCGGAGATTCGCTGCGCGAAGAACCCCCCCCAGCCCCCCCTTGGTAAGGGGGGGAGTAAGAGTGGAGGTGGTTTCTTTGGCGCGAAGAACCCCCCCCAGCCCCCCCTTGGTAAGGGGGGGAGCAAGAGTGGAGGTGGTTTCCAGGCTTGGTAAGGGATTAGGAATTGGGTCAGTTTCTCCCCTTGGTAAGGGGGGATTAAGGGGGGTAAACCATTTATCGATAAACAATTTCACTTGATCGCAATTATCGCCATCTCCATAGCTAAAATCGAGCATTTTATAAGTATCAAAATCAGATAGGGCATTCCCCGTAGCCTCCCAAATATTCAGGCGACAACTGATTATTATTCGTACCTTATCGAATACCCGTTCTCTCAACTGTGGCGATAGAGTTCCCAGGGAATCGGCTATTCCCATTTCATCCGCGCCGTCCAACAGCAACCAGATTTTTCCTTCACTCAGTAATTCCTGAAATTCTTTCACCCATTCCGCAGGTGCAGCATCCAATTTTCCCGCCGCTATTCGCAGCCAATTTTCGATTAAATATTGGGACAAAGGTTTTTTCACCTCTGCTAAGGATATCCATACCGGCAAATATTCAGTTTCCGTCAATATGCGATCGCCAATTTTCAACAATTGAGTCGTTTTTCCCGCCCCCGGTTCGCCGATGACAGCAAGGCGTTTCCCCTTGCTTTTAGGGCTGTCGCTGTTGGCGAGGACTTTTTCGCAAAATTCGTCGTAACTGAGGGGAATGAGTTTTTCGGCTTCCTGATAAGCTTCGGAACCTGTTTGAGGGGAGAAATCATCGCGGCGCTGGGGTTTTTGCTGGCCTTCGATTAATCCCAAAGGCACGTGAATCTCGTTGAGGTCGATTTTTCGCCCTAAGTCGTTAGCAAAAAAAGTGTTGGCTGCTTGTCGCTTGGCTTGGGCTGCGGCGCGGCAGGTTTCGCGCCAGTCGATTTGGGTTGCTGGTGACGGAAACTCGGATGTTTTGGCTGTTTCTGGTGGTGAAATGTCGATCGACCCAGCAGAATATTCGCTTTTAAGCCACTTTCGCAGCGTTTCGGCTTTGCGAGCACCCGCTGTCTCCAGTTTTGCACAATTATAAGTGAATTTCTTGTAAATCTCGCCTCTGCGCTTCTTGTAAGCTTCAGCTTGAATGCCAAAAAGCAGCTTGCTATTCGCTTCTATCTCGCTTTCTCGTTTATCGATATTATTTTGTGCAAATCTCTCTATCAAGACATTAGACTGTCCGGGAGTAAGGCCACAGTCTACAGCCATCCGCTTGAGAAAATCATCCCACACCATGAGCAGAATATTTAGCGATGTAATGATTGAGATAGTAACAGATATTTGCTGAACATTGTGTATTTGCAGTCTAAGTGGAAGATTAGTTCTACTTGACTTCCACTTGTAGTGGAGCTTTTTGGGACTGACGCTAGCTAGCTACAGGATGCTTTGATAAATGTACTGATAAATTCATTAATTCATCCCATACCCGCCATGAATACACAACAATTCAAAATCATCTTGGCTCAAAATCCCAAAATTCAATTATTAACTTTGCTGGCTTTCATCGAGGACACAGAACTAGAAAACCTCGAAGAGAAAGAAGAATCAATCTCGAACTCGCTAACAGATATTGTGAAAACTCCCAAATTCACCTGCGTTGCTGGACAAGTTACCGAGTTTGGAATCGTCAATTTCATCTCCTGGTTAGATCCAGTTTCAGGATTTTGCATTGGTATGGTTTGCTTGGCTTGGCACATTTTCCAGGATATTAGGGAAGAAGAGGAAGACAGCGATAGTCCCTTAAAATAGGTTCGTAGTAAGGACTTTAGTCCTCCATTGGATCGTCGCAGCAGATTTTTGGTCGATCGCGCGCAGGAACTCTCAACACCGGCTCGACAAACCAGAAATCTGCTGTATTGGTTGCGAAAGTGCGATCGCACTTCCGATCCCTGTATTCGCCCGCACAAAACAAAAAACCCTCCCCAACAAGGAGAAGGGAGGGTAAACAAGAGAGTTAGAAATTAAGGTTTTTGGAGAATTAACAATAGATAGTCACATCCACGCCGCACTCGTCAGCCAAGTAACACAAAGCACGAAAGCGCAACCCAACCACTTGCTCGTAAAGCGGATTTAACTTGCACAGCGGCGGAATGTTGAACAAAGTGCGATCCAAAATTTTGACTTCGCGTTCAAACGGACACTGGCTGGGAATAAATTTGCACAGCAACCGGGCTAACTTTGGATTTTTAATTGCAGTGTTATCAAGCCATTGCTTCAGCGGGTGCAACAAATCAAAACGCGACTTTTGACCGTAAGGTTGAGGATTTGTAGCGACACTAACGGGGGTTTCTTGTTTGCCTTGCCATAGCCAAGTTGGCAGAATTCGACGGGACACTGTTTGCTCAAATACGTTCATATTTCTCTGTTCCTCTTTTACAACGAGGTGCCAAGAACTCTCTGTAGAGCTTGTGGGAGATTTTGTCTACAATCAGTACCTACAGCAGCTCGTTTTGCTTTACCGGATGAAACTTCTTCAATTAGTGACTCGATCCTAGAAAAGTAGTTCCTGAGTTTTTTTGAGAGACGGTGTGCGATCGCCAAAGTGTCCTCTTTTCCAGCTCAAGGATTTATCTATGGGGTAAAAACTCTGCCTTTTACATTCAAGCTTCAACCTTCTGTTGACTCTCCTTTTGTAGTTCCTCTACGATAATGACGCATCGAGGTGAATAATTCCATGCGTGAATATGCGGAACTTTAAATCAAAGTTATAATAGTTTCAAATAAGCACGGCGCTGCAAAACACCCTGAAACCCAGTGGTAAGTGTCGCTGCGTGCGTGAAGCGTAGCTATCCCGTAGGGAATCGGCCAGAAACTCCTAAAATTAAAAATAATCGGTACCACCGCCCTCACCACCCATGAGCAACCCAGAAACCAAATCTATCACCCGCGAATTGCAGAGCCACGCAGCCATTCTCGGCGGCTTCGTCTCCCTCCTGTGGGCGATCGAGATTCTCGACGTATTCGTGTTTAGAGGGGCGCTGAATGCCTACGGAATCCGCCCCCGTAGCATTGACGGACTTGAAGGCATCCTATTCATGCCTTTTTTGCACGGCAGTTTTGCTCACTTAGCCGCCAATACCCTGCCTTTTCTGACATTTGGTTGGCTGATTATGCTGCGAGAAATTAGCGACTTTTTTATCGTCAGTGCTGTGACT encodes the following:
- a CDS encoding Mo-dependent nitrogenase C-terminal domain-containing protein: MNVFEQTVSRRILPTWLWQGKQETPVSVATNPQPYGQKSRFDLLHPLKQWLDNTAIKNPKLARLLCKFIPSQCPFEREVKILDRTLFNIPPLCKLNPLYEQVVGLRFRALCYLADECGVDVTIYC
- a CDS encoding Uma2 family endonuclease is translated as MTATLQVTEQPTSQRYFTPEEYLALEEAAEDKSEYLDGEIIPMTGGSTNHNQISGNLYIALSLAIKKQNYRIFMGDVRLWMPKKRFYTYPDVMVIAGKPEYYNNRKDTVINPQVIVEVLSKSTRNYDRSDKFQFYQTLPTFQEYILIDQSRVYVEQYCKLANKRWSYTQYDEEDAALVFNFFQVEVPLADMYEKVDFEAENEPEESMAAE
- a CDS encoding HEAT repeat domain-containing protein, which codes for MVWDDFLKRMAVDCGLTPGQSNVLIERFAQNNIDKRESEIEANSKLLFGIQAEAYKKRRGEIYKKFTYNCAKLETAGARKAETLRKWLKSEYSAGSIDISPPETAKTSEFPSPATQIDWRETCRAAAQAKRQAANTFFANDLGRKIDLNEIHVPLGLIEGQQKPQRRDDFSPQTGSEAYQEAEKLIPLSYDEFCEKVLANSDSPKSKGKRLAVIGEPGAGKTTQLLKIGDRILTETEYLPVWISLAEVKKPLSQYLIENWLRIAAGKLDAAPAEWVKEFQELLSEGKIWLLLDGADEMGIADSLGTLSPQLRERVFDKVRIIISCRLNIWEATGNALSDFDTYKMLDFSYGDGDNCDQVKLFIDKWFTPLNPPLPRGETDPIPNPLPSLETTSTLAPPLTKGGLGGVLRAKETTSTLTPPLTKGGLGGVLRAANLRAALDEPGKERIKDLARNPLRLFLLCLTWEFGQQKLPDTKAELYEVFVVALYDFKKLAFPTTAAQRTNLNAALRRFALTAIEAGYKSILPDWFVIQHLAQPHPELFEKAIELGWLNRVGVDAQNPLKSVYAFYHPSFQEYFAACEIEDWHFFLNHVPQNPQQGIYRIFERQWKEVMLLWMGRKDVDREEKEAFIRALVEFDDGIEDEFYWYRAYFLAAILINEFKDCSLADEIVGLIVLFGWSVFYIEKQNSQTLLYLIAEGAKAVLPESDRIRAIPALTELIRTLGDECTRLEAADSLGKIDKINPDAIAALTELLGTSENKYIRFLAAVSLGEIGKGNSDAIAALTELISTSENKDTRRLAAESLGEIDEGNPDAVATLIELISTSENEYIRWQAATSLGEIGKSNPDAIVALTELIRTCEDEDTRRWAAESLGEIDEGNPDAIAALTKLIRTTEDEDTRRWAAAILGKIGKANPDALAALTELIRTSEDEDTRQWVAESLGVIGKVNPDVIATLIELICTSEDESIRLSAAESLGEIHKGNSDAIATLTELIRTSENESIRKQAAYNLGKIDEGNPDAIATLTELIRTSENESIRKQAAYNLGKIDKGNPDAIAALTELIRTSENESTRKQAADSLKEVLTETQQITGVVTALKDCLSEKTYENDFDRCENSYAVIWHCAQNLPYPTFYDAWHYPPTTPHPQVPNWQTFPQDIAREINNQAELSNQIQLLCIDSKNFINPDNPATKIYTQMLKQGCPKCEDGTPKTMADLQTYWDLLLMDSEKSCIFVFYNSRGEEATGFSETFVNDLSKFDGNIAIVGDYNADSLTVFSPSQSDMIGAIVRWICQIVWES
- a CDS encoding DUF2188 domain-containing protein encodes the protein MDTTVKILEDSTTITGFYDREADVLYLSLGEPREGVAVDISDGVIARYHEDSETIVGITLIGLRQRVLKELNHKLYVVPHANGWAVSEDNVESSEKVFATQEAALKYAVGSAKARWLEVVIYGESGEVQEVINPAIDALLQRRNQPESESGKRECLESV
- a CDS encoding rhomboid family intramembrane serine protease yields the protein MSNPETKSITRELQSHAAILGGFVSLLWAIEILDVFVFRGALNAYGIRPRSIDGLEGILFMPFLHGSFAHLAANTLPFLTFGWLIMLREISDFFIVSAVTVLVSGLGVWLTGAPNSVHIGASGLIFGYFGFLLLRGYFERSFTSIIVSLMVGFFYGGLIWGVLPSQPGVSWQAHFFGFVGGVLAAQFLGRQKRKV